The following proteins come from a genomic window of Mariniflexile sp. TRM1-10:
- a CDS encoding sugar MFS transporter produces the protein MENKQSYRSSFILLTVLFFLWGFITVLVDSLIPRLRELFTLTYFQAGLVQFAFFGAYFLLSIPASYILSKIGYKKGIVLGLLTMALGCLLFYPAASYRVFGVFMLAYFILAAGMTVLQVAANPFVAVLGPEEGASSRLNLSQAFNSLGTAIAPAVGALFILSDVIKNKDEIAILDSYARETYLASEATAVQTPFLGLAIFIGLIAVVFSFSKLPKVITEASTGTYRQALNNKKLMQGVLGIFFYVGAEVAIGSYLVNYFLDMNLVSVIKDNQIMKFIAEAILNSGIAENDNKAIVGVFVTFYWSGAMIGRFIGAYLTKSIKPGKVLAFFAFMAITLILVSIYTTGLVSMWSILAVGLFNSIMFPTIFTLAIDGIGDLKPKASGLLCTAIVGGALIPPFFGYLSDIIEFKNALLFIVACYTYIVWFGYRNTKRP, from the coding sequence ATGGAAAACAAACAATCGTATCGGTCATCGTTTATTTTACTCACTGTTTTATTTTTTCTATGGGGATTTATAACAGTATTGGTAGATTCTTTAATTCCCCGCCTACGGGAATTATTTACCTTAACATATTTTCAAGCAGGATTGGTACAATTTGCGTTTTTTGGAGCTTATTTTTTGCTCTCCATACCAGCAAGCTACATTCTTTCAAAGATAGGCTATAAAAAAGGGATTGTTCTAGGGCTATTAACCATGGCATTGGGTTGCTTGTTGTTTTATCCAGCGGCGTCCTATCGGGTTTTTGGTGTTTTTATGTTGGCTTATTTTATTTTGGCAGCAGGAATGACTGTTTTGCAAGTGGCAGCTAATCCGTTTGTTGCAGTGTTAGGTCCCGAAGAGGGTGCTTCAAGCCGTTTAAATCTGTCTCAGGCATTTAATTCTTTAGGAACTGCAATTGCCCCCGCCGTAGGCGCTCTTTTTATTTTAAGTGATGTCATAAAGAACAAAGATGAAATAGCCATTTTAGATAGTTATGCTAGAGAAACATATTTGGCATCCGAAGCCACCGCAGTACAAACACCTTTTTTAGGGTTAGCCATATTTATAGGCTTAATAGCGGTTGTTTTTTCGTTTTCAAAATTACCTAAAGTTATTACCGAAGCATCAACAGGAACTTATAGACAGGCTTTAAATAACAAAAAACTCATGCAAGGCGTATTGGGGATTTTTTTCTATGTTGGAGCTGAGGTAGCAATTGGCAGCTATTTGGTAAACTATTTTTTAGATATGAATCTGGTTTCTGTGATAAAAGACAACCAGATTATGAAGTTTATTGCAGAAGCCATTCTTAATTCTGGAATAGCAGAAAACGATAATAAAGCCATTGTAGGGGTATTTGTAACATTCTATTGGTCTGGAGCCATGATTGGGCGTTTTATAGGAGCGTACCTTACTAAAAGTATTAAGCCGGGAAAAGTGCTTGCTTTTTTTGCATTCATGGCTATTACACTCATTTTAGTATCTATTTATACAACTGGTTTGGTAAGTATGTGGAGCATTCTAGCAGTGGGGTTATTTAATTCCATTATGTTTCCTACCATATTTACATTAGCCATCGATGGTATAGGGGATTTAAAACCAAAAGCATCTGGTTTATTATGTACAGCAATTGTAGGTGGTGCACTGATTCCACCGTTTTTCGGATATTTATCAGACATCATCGAGTTCAAAAATGCCCTATTGTTTATTGTTGCTTGTTATACCTACATCGTGTGGTTTGGCTACAGAAACACGAAACGCCCATGA
- a CDS encoding isoaspartyl peptidase/L-asparaginase family protein yields the protein MKRRNFIEKIALSGIALSTVTGCHEVVKKETDGLTDLKTKKKPVVVSTWNHGLPANAETWKQLKAGKSALDAIEAGMKIPEADPNIRSVGYGGYPDREGKVTLDACIMDHNSNCGSVSFLEGIMHPISVAKRVLENTPHVMLSGEGALQFALSEGFKVQNLLTPESEKDWKKWLEASKYKPVINIENHDTISMLMIDDDGNLAGGCTTSGAAWKMHGRVGDSPIIGAGLFLDNEVGAAAATGLGEAVIRTAGSAMVVELMRQGKSPFEACKEITERIYNKHKNHKDMAYLQVGFIALNKNGEHAGYSLRSGFNYAVCDDEKGNRMEDAQFKMTWDK from the coding sequence ATGAAACGTAGAAATTTTATTGAGAAAATAGCTTTAAGTGGGATCGCTTTAAGTACTGTAACAGGATGTCATGAAGTCGTTAAGAAAGAAACAGATGGATTAACAGATTTAAAGACAAAGAAAAAACCTGTGGTTGTTTCGACATGGAACCATGGTTTACCTGCTAATGCCGAAACATGGAAACAATTAAAAGCAGGGAAATCAGCCTTAGATGCCATTGAAGCAGGAATGAAAATCCCTGAAGCCGATCCCAATATCCGCAGTGTAGGTTATGGTGGCTACCCCGACCGAGAAGGCAAGGTTACGCTGGATGCTTGTATTATGGATCATAACAGTAATTGTGGTTCGGTTTCTTTTTTAGAAGGGATTATGCATCCTATTTCAGTAGCTAAGAGAGTCTTGGAAAATACACCTCACGTGATGTTATCAGGTGAAGGCGCTTTACAATTTGCTCTATCGGAAGGTTTCAAAGTGCAAAATTTGTTAACGCCAGAATCGGAGAAAGATTGGAAAAAATGGCTCGAAGCCTCAAAATATAAACCCGTAATCAATATCGAAAATCATGACACGATTAGTATGCTCATGATTGATGATGACGGAAATCTTGCTGGCGGTTGTACCACAAGTGGCGCTGCCTGGAAAATGCACGGACGTGTTGGCGATTCGCCAATCATTGGTGCAGGCCTTTTTCTAGATAACGAAGTCGGTGCAGCCGCAGCAACAGGATTGGGAGAAGCGGTGATTCGAACTGCCGGAAGCGCCATGGTGGTCGAATTAATGCGTCAAGGAAAATCGCCATTCGAAGCCTGTAAAGAAATTACGGAGCGGATTTATAATAAACATAAAAACCACAAAGACATGGCATATTTGCAAGTGGGTTTTATTGCTCTGAATAAAAATGGTGAACATGCAGGTTATAGTTTACGCTCAGGTTTCAACTACGCCGTTTGTGATGATGAAAAGGGTAATAGGATGGAAGACGCACAGTTTAAAATGACTTGGGATAAGTAA